AGACGGTTTTCGCCCCCGCCAGCAAATCGACGGCGGCGGTCAGGCTGGCTTCGTCGGCGCGGTCGCGCAGGCGCAGCAGCGAGTCCATCGCCGTTTGCGCAAACCCATCCAGGAGATGCAGCGGCCCGCCTTGAGCGGCATCGGCGGCGCGCAGGGATTGCACCCGCTCGGCATAATCCGGCCAACGGTCGCGCAGGCGCGAGCGGAATATCTGTTGCAGATCGGAAAAACCGGAGTAGCCCAGCGATTGGGCGAAGCGGATGAGGGTAGAGGGCTGCACGTCCGCCTTCGCCGCAATCTCCGCCACCGTATTCAGCGCGATATCGTCGGGGCTTTCAAGGGCGAAGCGCGCCACCTGGGCTAGACGCTTCGGGAAACTGTCCCGCCGCGCCAGGATTGCGTCGCGCAGACTATCGAAGCTGGTCGGCGGGGCCGTTT
This window of the Elstera cyanobacteriorum genome carries:
- a CDS encoding MurR/RpiR family transcriptional regulator, whose translation is MSMENSVETAPPTSFDSLRDAILARRDSFPKRLAQVARFALESPDDIALNTVAEIAAKADVQPSTLIRFAQSLGYSGFSDLQQIFRSRLRDRWPDYAERVQSLRAADAAQGGPLHLLDGFAQTAMDSLLRLRDRADEASLTAAVDLLAGAKTVYILGQRRAFPVASYLAYAFGKLGIRFILLDNLGALLPEQAGFITEDDALIAISFTPYTPSTIETATRIGQRGVPILAITDSAFSPLAPLAKVWLEVAETDFGAFRSLAATLCLAMALAVGTAEKRAEG